Proteins co-encoded in one Streptomyces roseochromogenus subsp. oscitans DS 12.976 genomic window:
- a CDS encoding immunity 21 family protein: MARYADPGALEWVESGGGPLIAVPETVLPFWAGADSEDLDTDYDRACEVDGYVGLLPVGDSAALVFGDEPASTSFLPDHATFVRWSAANSEAELLATVPAALEAAVWGSEVHWRVPGPVLLFDSAWPGQAADRTEHLRVSLEAGTYAVRAAYVQPGPETWVGLVRLTRLAH, from the coding sequence ATGGCTCGATACGCGGATCCAGGCGCGCTGGAGTGGGTGGAATCGGGCGGCGGCCCGCTGATAGCCGTCCCGGAGACGGTGCTGCCGTTCTGGGCGGGCGCCGACAGCGAGGACCTCGACACCGACTACGACCGGGCGTGCGAGGTCGACGGGTACGTCGGCCTGCTGCCCGTCGGCGACAGCGCGGCCCTGGTGTTCGGCGACGAACCCGCCTCCACCTCGTTCCTGCCGGACCACGCCACCTTCGTACGGTGGTCCGCCGCGAACTCCGAGGCGGAACTGCTCGCCACCGTCCCTGCCGCCCTCGAGGCGGCGGTGTGGGGGAGCGAGGTGCACTGGCGGGTGCCCGGCCCGGTGCTGCTGTTCGACTCGGCCTGGCCCGGCCAGGCCGCCGACCGCACCGAACACCTCCGGGTGTCGCTGGAGGCGGGCACATACGCGGTGCGGGCCGCGTATGTGCAGCCGGGGCCGGAGACCTGGGTCGGGCTGGTACGGCTCACCCGGCTCGCGCACTGA
- a CDS encoding SbcC/MukB-like Walker B domain-containing protein — translation LREEYDRVARLAALTAGTSADNERKMRLESYVLAARLEQVAAAATARLQRMSAGRYTLVHSDDRTGRGRSGLGLHVVDAWTGRERDTATLSGGETFFASLALALGLADVVTDEAGGVRLDTLFIDEGFGSLDDQTLDEVLDVLDSLRERDRSVGIVSHVPDLRRRIHAQLEVVKGRAGSTLRQRGV, via the coding sequence CTCCGCGAGGAGTACGACCGGGTCGCCCGCCTCGCCGCCCTCACCGCGGGCACCTCCGCCGACAACGAACGCAAGATGCGCCTGGAGTCGTATGTGCTCGCGGCCCGGCTGGAGCAGGTCGCCGCCGCCGCGACCGCCCGGCTGCAGCGCATGTCGGCGGGCCGCTACACGCTCGTCCACTCCGACGACCGCACCGGACGCGGCCGCAGCGGCCTCGGGCTGCACGTGGTCGACGCCTGGACCGGACGCGAACGCGACACCGCCACCCTGTCCGGCGGCGAGACCTTCTTCGCCTCCCTCGCGCTCGCCCTCGGCCTCGCGGACGTCGTCACCGACGAGGCCGGCGGCGTCCGCCTCGACACGTTGTTCATCGACGAGGGCTTCGGCAGCCTCGACGACCAGACCCTCGACGAGGTCCTCGACGTCCTCGACTCCCTGCGCGAGCGCGACCGCAGCGTCGGCATCGTCAGCCACGTCCCCGACCTGCGCCGCCGGATCCACGCCCAGCTGGAGGTCGTCAAGGGCAGAGCGGGCTCGACGCTGCGGCAGCGGGGCGTCTGA
- a CDS encoding 4-hydroxybenzoate 3-monooxygenase, translated as MISPSPRPGSAPEERRTVVVVGAGPAGLTVGNILRAASVDCVVLETESRQFIETRPRAGVIEEWAVRELGRRGLAARLRERAELHSACEFRFGGERYRFPYADLTGSHHYVYPQPLLVTDLVREYADVRGGDIRFGVREVTLHDLDSDRPAVSYRCPETGERRLLRCDFVAGCDGARGVTRDAIPVERRLIARQDDGIGWLALLAEVPPSTDCVLFGVHPRGFAGQMARSPEVTRFYLQCPPGDDPENWSHDRVWTELRERLAAAGAPPLTEGRLIEKRVLDMHHYVVEPLTHGRLFLAGDAGHLVAPIAAKGMNLALHDAFLLGDALTAYVTRGDGGGLDGYSAASLRRVWDYQEFSQWLSDIYHGVASGDPFRAGTTLARLRRLFTSPAAGAAFAEQYLGTAAAY; from the coding sequence ATGATCTCCCCCTCCCCCCGCCCCGGCTCCGCGCCGGAGGAACGCCGTACGGTCGTCGTCGTGGGCGCCGGGCCCGCCGGGCTCACCGTCGGCAACATCCTGCGGGCCGCCTCCGTCGACTGTGTGGTCCTGGAGACCGAGAGCAGGCAGTTCATCGAGACGCGGCCGCGGGCCGGTGTCATCGAGGAATGGGCGGTGCGCGAACTCGGCCGGCGCGGACTGGCCGCACGGCTGCGGGAGCGCGCCGAGCTGCACAGCGCCTGCGAGTTCCGCTTCGGCGGCGAACGGTACCGCTTCCCGTACGCCGATCTGACGGGCAGCCATCACTATGTCTACCCGCAGCCGTTGCTGGTGACGGACCTGGTGCGGGAGTACGCCGACGTGCGCGGCGGCGACATCCGCTTCGGCGTGCGCGAGGTCACGCTGCACGATCTGGACTCGGACCGGCCGGCGGTGTCGTACCGCTGCCCGGAGACGGGTGAACGGCGGCTGCTGCGCTGCGACTTCGTGGCGGGCTGCGACGGGGCGCGCGGGGTGACGCGGGACGCGATACCCGTGGAGCGCAGGCTGATCGCGCGGCAGGACGACGGCATCGGCTGGCTGGCGCTGCTCGCGGAGGTGCCGCCGTCGACGGACTGCGTCCTGTTCGGCGTCCATCCGCGCGGTTTCGCCGGGCAGATGGCCCGCAGCCCCGAGGTCACCCGGTTCTACCTCCAGTGCCCGCCCGGCGACGATCCGGAGAACTGGTCCCATGACAGGGTCTGGACCGAGTTGCGCGAGCGGCTCGCCGCGGCCGGAGCGCCCCCGCTCACCGAGGGGCGGCTGATCGAGAAACGCGTCCTGGACATGCACCACTACGTCGTCGAACCGCTCACCCACGGGCGGCTGTTCCTGGCCGGGGACGCCGGACACCTGGTCGCGCCCATCGCCGCGAAGGGCATGAACCTCGCCCTGCACGACGCCTTCCTGCTCGGCGACGCGCTCACCGCGTATGTGACGCGGGGCGACGGCGGCGGCCTGGACGGCTACTCGGCGGCGAGTCTGCGGCGGGTGTGGGACTACCAGGAGTTCTCGCAGTGGCTGTCGGACATCTATCACGGTGTCGCGTCGGGCGACCCGTTCCGCGCCGGTACGACACTGGCACGGCTGCGGCGGCTGTTCACCTCGCCGGCCGCGGGGGCGGCCTTCGCCGAGCAGTACCTCGGCACCGCGGCCGCCTACTGA
- a CDS encoding APC family permease — MANVDQAAPVATSDTGGGLRRDVGLIGLMWASVGSIIGSGWLFGAEKAVVAAGPAAIISWVIGAVAIVLLALVHAELGGMFPVAGGTARYPHYAFGGLAGMSFGWFSWLQAATVAPIEVEAMIGYAKHWHFADGLQNTDGTLTTSGIVVAVLLMAVFVAVNFLGVRVLAHTNSAATWWKIAVPLAAIFIIAIGNFHPDNFTSEGFAPFGAKGVLTAISSSGIIFALLGFEQAIQLAGESRNPKRDLPRATLGSVAIGATIYVLLQVVFIAALPHASFAKGWANLAYAGISGPWAGLASVVGLGWLAWVLYADAIISPGGTGLIYTTATSRLSYGLAKNGYAPKLFAKTDARGVPWFGLAMSFVTGVICFAPFPSWQTLVGFITSASVLMYAGAPLAYGVFKDRLPNHDRPYKLPFGNIISPLSFAVANLIIFWSGWDTLWRLGCAILIGYVLLGSYAAYAIRKGLPDAPRLDFKAAQWLPPYLVGIGVISYLSTFGGNGDLPLWWDMLVVAVFSLVIYFWAKATASQPEAIERSIEEVVVTDAPAH, encoded by the coding sequence ATGGCGAATGTCGACCAGGCTGCACCGGTAGCCACAAGCGACACCGGTGGTGGTCTGCGCCGAGACGTCGGACTCATCGGTCTGATGTGGGCCTCCGTCGGCTCGATCATCGGGTCCGGCTGGCTCTTCGGTGCCGAGAAGGCGGTCGTGGCGGCGGGCCCCGCGGCGATCATCTCGTGGGTGATCGGTGCGGTGGCCATCGTGCTGCTCGCGCTCGTGCACGCCGAGCTCGGCGGCATGTTCCCCGTGGCCGGCGGTACCGCCCGCTACCCGCACTACGCCTTCGGCGGCCTGGCCGGTATGTCCTTCGGCTGGTTCTCCTGGCTCCAGGCCGCGACGGTGGCCCCGATCGAGGTCGAGGCCATGATCGGCTATGCCAAGCACTGGCACTTCGCCGACGGGCTGCAGAACACCGATGGCACGCTCACGACCAGCGGCATCGTCGTCGCGGTCCTGCTCATGGCGGTCTTCGTCGCGGTCAACTTCCTGGGCGTCCGTGTCCTGGCGCACACCAACAGCGCCGCCACCTGGTGGAAGATCGCGGTCCCGCTCGCGGCGATCTTCATCATCGCCATCGGCAACTTCCACCCGGACAACTTCACCTCCGAGGGCTTCGCGCCGTTCGGCGCCAAGGGCGTCCTCACCGCGATCAGCTCCAGCGGCATCATCTTCGCGCTGCTCGGCTTCGAGCAGGCGATCCAGCTGGCCGGCGAGAGCCGCAACCCGAAGCGTGACCTGCCGCGCGCGACGCTCGGTTCGGTCGCGATCGGCGCCACGATCTACGTCCTGCTCCAGGTCGTGTTCATCGCCGCCCTGCCGCACGCCTCCTTCGCGAAGGGCTGGGCGAACCTGGCCTACGCCGGCATCAGCGGCCCCTGGGCGGGTCTCGCCTCGGTGGTCGGCCTGGGCTGGCTGGCCTGGGTGCTGTACGCCGACGCGATCATCTCCCCCGGTGGCACCGGCCTGATCTACACCACCGCCACCTCCCGCCTCTCCTACGGCCTGGCCAAGAACGGCTACGCCCCGAAGCTGTTCGCCAAGACCGACGCGCGCGGTGTGCCGTGGTTCGGCCTGGCGATGTCGTTCGTGACCGGTGTGATCTGCTTCGCGCCGTTCCCGAGCTGGCAGACGCTGGTCGGCTTCATCACCTCGGCGAGCGTGCTGATGTACGCGGGCGCTCCGCTGGCCTACGGTGTCTTCAAGGACCGGCTCCCGAACCACGACCGTCCGTACAAGCTGCCCTTCGGCAACATCATCTCGCCGCTGTCGTTCGCGGTCGCCAACCTGATCATCTTCTGGTCGGGCTGGGACACCCTGTGGCGCCTGGGCTGCGCGATCCTGATCGGCTACGTGCTGCTCGGTTCCTACGCCGCCTACGCGATCCGCAAGGGCCTGCCCGACGCTCCCCGGCTGGACTTCAAGGCCGCGCAGTGGCTGCCGCCCTACCTGGTGGGCATCGGCGTGATCTCCTACCTGAGCACCTTCGGCGGTAACGGTGACCTGCCGCTGTGGTGGGACATGCTGGTCGTCGCGGTGTTCTCGCTCGTCATCTACTTCTGGGCCAAGGCGACCGCCTCTCAGCCCGAGGCGATCGAGCGCAGCATCGAGGAGGTCGTGGTCACCGACGCCCCGGCGCACTGA
- a CDS encoding Lrp/AsnC family transcriptional regulator, whose protein sequence is MTVYSPDATDWRILEVLQREGRASYAELARAVSMSPSAVTERVRRLEEAGVIQGYAAVVDPERLGLPILAFVRLRYPNGNYKPFHDLVAATPEILEAHHVTGDDCFVIKVAARSMAHLEEISGRIGALGSVTTSVVYSSPLPRRALGR, encoded by the coding sequence ATGACCGTGTATTCCCCGGACGCTACCGACTGGCGCATTCTGGAAGTCCTCCAGCGGGAGGGCCGGGCCAGCTACGCAGAGCTGGCGCGCGCCGTCTCCATGTCACCGAGCGCCGTCACCGAGCGGGTCCGGCGGCTGGAGGAGGCCGGCGTGATCCAGGGGTACGCGGCGGTCGTCGACCCCGAGCGGCTCGGGCTGCCGATCCTGGCGTTCGTACGGCTGCGGTATCCGAACGGCAACTACAAGCCGTTCCACGACCTGGTGGCCGCGACGCCCGAGATCCTGGAGGCGCACCATGTGACGGGCGACGACTGCTTCGTCATCAAGGTCGCCGCGCGGTCCATGGCGCATCTGGAGGAGATCTCCGGGAGGATCGGCGCGCTGGGCTCCGTGACCACCAGCGTCGTGTACTCCTCTCCCCTGCCCCGGCGCGCGCTGGGCCGCTGA
- a CDS encoding exonuclease SbcCD subunit D has protein sequence MRILHTSDWHLGRAFHRVNMLGAQAEFIGHLVTTVREREVDAVVVSGDVYDRAVPPLAAVELFDDALHRLADLGVPTVMISGNHDSARRLGVGAGLIDRAGIHLRTEPSAAATPVVLGDAHGDVAFYGLPYLEPALVKDEFGVDKAGHEAVLGAAMDRIRADLATRAPGTRSVVLAHAFVTGAQASDSERDITAGGVAAVPAGVFDGVDYVALGHLHGCQTLTERVRYSGSPLAYSFSEAGHRKSTWLIDLDADGTVSAERVDCPVPRPLARIKGTLDGLLADPGLARHEDAWVEATLTDPVRPADPMARLTERFPHTLSLVFAPERAPDDPSVSYARRLAGRSDQQIAQDFVAHVRGAGPDERETAVLREAFDAVRADAVVREVAR, from the coding sequence ATGAGAATCCTGCACACGTCCGACTGGCATCTCGGCCGGGCTTTCCACCGGGTGAACATGCTCGGGGCCCAGGCCGAGTTCATCGGTCACCTCGTCACCACCGTGCGCGAGCGCGAGGTGGACGCGGTGGTCGTGTCGGGCGATGTGTACGACCGCGCGGTGCCCCCGCTCGCCGCGGTCGAGCTGTTCGACGACGCCCTGCACCGCCTCGCCGACCTCGGCGTGCCCACGGTGATGATCTCCGGCAACCACGACTCGGCCCGCCGCCTCGGCGTCGGCGCCGGACTCATCGACCGCGCCGGCATCCACCTGCGCACCGAGCCGTCCGCCGCCGCCACCCCGGTCGTCCTCGGCGACGCCCACGGCGACGTCGCCTTCTACGGTCTGCCGTACCTCGAACCCGCCCTGGTGAAGGACGAGTTCGGGGTCGACAAGGCCGGCCATGAAGCGGTGCTCGGCGCCGCCATGGACCGTATCCGCGCCGACCTCGCCACGCGCGCGCCCGGCACCCGCTCGGTCGTCCTCGCCCACGCCTTCGTCACCGGCGCCCAGGCCAGCGACAGCGAGCGGGACATCACCGCCGGCGGGGTCGCCGCCGTACCGGCCGGGGTCTTCGACGGGGTCGACTATGTGGCGCTCGGCCACCTGCACGGCTGCCAGACCCTCACCGAGCGCGTGCGCTACTCCGGCTCCCCGCTCGCCTACTCCTTCTCCGAGGCCGGCCACCGCAAGAGCACCTGGCTGATCGACCTCGATGCCGACGGCACCGTCTCCGCCGAACGCGTCGACTGCCCGGTGCCCCGCCCGCTGGCCCGCATCAAGGGCACGCTGGACGGCCTCCTCGCCGATCCCGGCCTCGCCCGGCACGAGGACGCCTGGGTCGAAGCCACCCTCACCGACCCGGTCCGCCCCGCCGACCCCATGGCCCGGCTCACCGAGCGCTTCCCGCACACCCTCAGCCTCGTCTTCGCCCCCGAGCGCGCCCCGGACGACCCCTCGGTGTCGTACGCCCGGCGCCTCGCCGGCCGCAGCGACCAGCAGATCGCCCAGGACTTCGTCGCCCATGTGCGCGGCGCCGGGCCCGACGAGCGCGAGACGGCCGTCCTGCGCGAGGCCTTCGACGCCGTGCGCGCCGACGCCGTCGTACGGGAGGTGGCCCGATGA
- a CDS encoding SixA phosphatase family protein encodes MIVRAGTGPLRRLVVLRHAKSAWPEGVEDHERPLAPRGLRDAPAAGRALAEADCLPDLALCSTAVRARRTWELASAEWGTPPPVRYDERLYAAGVPDLLEVVREAPPEVETLLVVGHNPGLEELVLELARDGLDDTLDRVRAKFPTSAIAVLSWHGAGWPALGPGTALLTSLTVPRGSKK; translated from the coding sequence GTGATCGTGCGGGCGGGCACCGGCCCGCTGCGTCGGCTCGTGGTGCTGCGGCACGCCAAGTCCGCCTGGCCCGAGGGCGTCGAGGACCACGAGAGGCCACTCGCTCCGCGCGGCCTGCGCGATGCCCCGGCCGCCGGACGCGCCCTCGCCGAGGCCGACTGCCTGCCCGACCTCGCCCTGTGCTCCACGGCCGTGCGCGCCCGCCGCACCTGGGAGCTGGCCTCCGCCGAGTGGGGCACGCCGCCGCCGGTGCGCTACGACGAGCGGCTGTACGCGGCCGGCGTACCGGATCTGCTGGAGGTGGTCCGCGAGGCGCCGCCCGAGGTGGAGACGCTGCTGGTGGTCGGGCACAACCCCGGGCTGGAGGAACTGGTCCTGGAGCTGGCGCGGGACGGTCTCGACGACACGCTGGACCGGGTGCGGGCGAAGTTCCCCACGTCCGCGATCGCCGTGCTGTCCTGGCACGGCGCCGGCTGGCCGGCCCTCGGCCCCGGCACGGCTCTCCTGACCTCGCTGACCGTGCCGCGCGGGAGCAAGAAGTAG
- a CDS encoding rhodanese-like domain-containing protein, which translates to MITKTTQTSVNPVLRVAPAAPAEAAAYFRASLAFHADVSDVAAALAAGGDPGFAVVDTRSTESWDQGHIPGAVHLPTALVPGQAEQLLDKSVPVVTYCWGPGCNGATRAALALAELGYQVKEMLGGFEYWAREGFAYETWQGPGRRDADPLTALVEGECGC; encoded by the coding sequence ATGATCACCAAGACCACCCAGACCTCTGTGAATCCCGTCCTGCGGGTCGCCCCCGCCGCTCCCGCCGAGGCCGCCGCCTACTTCCGGGCGAGCCTGGCCTTCCACGCCGACGTCTCCGACGTGGCCGCCGCGCTCGCGGCCGGCGGCGACCCCGGCTTCGCCGTCGTCGACACACGCTCGACCGAGTCCTGGGACCAGGGCCACATCCCGGGCGCCGTCCACCTGCCCACCGCGCTCGTCCCCGGGCAGGCCGAGCAGCTCCTGGACAAGTCCGTGCCGGTGGTGACGTACTGCTGGGGCCCCGGCTGCAACGGCGCCACCCGCGCCGCACTCGCCCTTGCCGAACTCGGCTACCAGGTCAAGGAGATGCTCGGCGGCTTCGAGTACTGGGCCCGCGAGGGCTTCGCCTACGAGACCTGGCAGGGCCCCGGCCGCCGCGACGCCGACCCGCTGACCGCGCTCGTCGAAGGCGAGTGCGGCTGCTGA
- a CDS encoding helix-turn-helix domain-containing protein, producing MSDLDLLTQSLARNVKHWRTVRGFTLDVLAARAGVSRGMLIQIEQARTNPSLGTVVKIGDALGVSITTLLDYEQAPTVRVVPAERAVRLWHTDAGSYNRLLAGTEAPGPLEMWDWRLMPGEQSPSEPHPAGTVELVHVTAGELTLTVDGVKHLVPTGASATFEASTSHTYGNEGDVPMEMVMAVSVPPVR from the coding sequence GTGTCGGACCTCGACCTGCTGACCCAGTCCCTGGCCCGCAATGTCAAGCACTGGCGCACAGTGCGCGGCTTCACCCTGGACGTGCTCGCGGCCCGGGCCGGGGTCAGCCGCGGCATGCTCATCCAGATCGAGCAGGCCCGGACGAACCCCAGCCTCGGCACCGTCGTCAAGATCGGCGACGCGCTCGGCGTCAGCATCACCACCCTGCTCGACTACGAGCAGGCCCCCACCGTCCGCGTCGTCCCCGCCGAGCGGGCCGTACGGCTGTGGCACACCGACGCCGGCAGCTACAACCGGCTGCTGGCGGGCACGGAGGCGCCCGGTCCGCTGGAGATGTGGGACTGGCGGCTGATGCCCGGCGAGCAGAGCCCCTCCGAGCCGCACCCGGCGGGCACGGTGGAACTCGTCCACGTCACCGCCGGCGAACTGACCCTCACCGTCGACGGGGTGAAGCACCTCGTGCCGACCGGCGCCAGCGCCACGTTCGAGGCGAGCACCTCGCACACCTACGGCAACGAGGGCGACGTACCGATGGAGATGGTGATGGCCGTCTCGGTGCCGCCCGTGCGCTGA
- a CDS encoding YigZ family protein — protein sequence MQDEYRTVAHAGVHEIEINRSRFLCALAPAATEQEAQDFIASVRKEHADATHNCWAYVIGADASVQKASDDGEPGGTAGVPMLQMLLRREMRYVVAVVTRYYGGVKLGAGGLIRAYGGAVGEALDTLGTLTRRRFRLATVTVDHQRAGKLQNDLRATGREVRDVRYGEAVTIEIGLPDADVDAFRAWLADATAGTAGFEPGGEAYGDA from the coding sequence ATGCAGGACGAGTACCGCACAGTCGCCCACGCGGGCGTGCACGAGATCGAGATCAACCGCTCCCGCTTTCTGTGCGCCCTCGCCCCGGCCGCCACCGAGCAGGAGGCGCAGGACTTCATCGCCTCCGTGCGCAAGGAGCACGCCGACGCCACCCACAACTGCTGGGCGTACGTCATCGGCGCCGACGCCTCCGTGCAGAAGGCCAGCGACGACGGCGAACCGGGCGGCACCGCCGGCGTCCCCATGCTCCAGATGCTGCTGCGCCGTGAGATGCGCTACGTCGTCGCGGTCGTCACCCGCTACTACGGAGGCGTCAAGCTCGGGGCCGGCGGACTCATCCGCGCCTACGGCGGCGCCGTCGGCGAGGCTCTCGACACGCTCGGCACGCTCACCCGGCGCCGCTTCCGGCTCGCCACGGTGACCGTCGACCACCAGCGCGCGGGCAAGCTCCAGAACGACCTGCGCGCCACCGGACGCGAGGTGCGGGACGTCCGCTACGGCGAGGCCGTCACCATCGAGATCGGCCTGCCCGATGCCGACGTGGACGCCTTCCGCGCGTGGCTCGCGGACGCGACGGCGGGCACGGCGGGATTCGAACCGGGCGGAGAAGCCTATGGAGATGCGTGA
- a CDS encoding YbaK/EbsC family protein, whose amino-acid sequence MRAPIGDFDTATPVPDCLEELTAPVADAVRHWQGATPVDRMLYVETDPQWADTAIFVEHYGRDLLERSANCVVVAGKRGGETTLAACLVLSTTRADVNGLVRRQLGARKASFASMETATGETGMEYGGITPVGLPAGWPLLIDSAVVDLPYVLVGSGRRRGKLLVPGKALAELPGAVVLEGLGVA is encoded by the coding sequence ATGCGCGCACCCATCGGAGACTTCGACACCGCCACCCCGGTCCCGGACTGCCTGGAGGAGCTGACCGCCCCGGTCGCCGACGCTGTACGCCACTGGCAGGGCGCGACCCCCGTGGACCGCATGCTCTACGTCGAGACCGACCCGCAGTGGGCGGACACCGCGATCTTCGTGGAGCACTACGGCCGCGATCTGCTGGAGCGGTCGGCGAACTGTGTGGTGGTCGCGGGCAAGCGGGGCGGTGAGACCACCCTCGCCGCGTGTCTGGTGCTCTCCACCACGCGCGCCGACGTCAACGGCCTCGTGCGCCGCCAACTCGGCGCGCGCAAGGCCTCGTTCGCCTCGATGGAGACGGCGACCGGCGAGACCGGCATGGAGTACGGCGGCATCACCCCGGTCGGGCTCCCCGCCGGCTGGCCGCTGCTGATCGACTCGGCCGTCGTCGATCTGCCCTACGTCCTCGTCGGCAGCGGACGCCGCCGCGGCAAGCTCCTGGTCCCCGGCAAGGCCCTCGCGGAACTACCGGGAGCCGTGGTGCTGGAGGGTCTCGGGGTCGCCTAG
- a CDS encoding CoA-binding protein, which produces MYGDEATIRRILNELGDTWAVVGLSTNQNRIAYRVAQVLQRYGKRIVPVHPKAETVHGERGYASLADIPFDVDVVDVFVNSELAGAVADEAVAKGARAVWFQLGVVDETAYERTRAAGVDMVMDRCPAIEFPLLRE; this is translated from the coding sequence TTGTACGGCGACGAAGCGACGATCCGCAGGATCCTGAACGAGCTGGGCGACACCTGGGCGGTGGTGGGCCTGTCCACCAACCAGAACCGGATCGCCTACCGGGTGGCGCAGGTGCTCCAGCGGTACGGCAAGCGGATCGTGCCGGTGCATCCCAAGGCCGAGACGGTCCACGGCGAACGGGGCTACGCCTCCCTCGCGGACATCCCCTTCGACGTCGACGTGGTCGACGTCTTCGTCAACAGCGAGCTGGCCGGCGCGGTGGCCGACGAGGCCGTGGCGAAGGGCGCGCGGGCGGTGTGGTTCCAGCTCGGCGTGGTGGACGAGACCGCCTACGAGCGGACCCGGGCGGCGGGTGTGGACATGGTCATGGACCGCTGCCCAGCCATCGAATTTCCCCTTCTGAGGGAGTGA